Proteins from one Porites lutea chromosome 3, jaPorLute2.1, whole genome shotgun sequence genomic window:
- the LOC140931301 gene encoding uncharacterized protein yields the protein MFDAAARFSGTSLNEQLLQGPSLTNDLSGVFIRFREEEIAFSADIEGMFYQTRVTPSDTDSLRFLWWPKGIDEPPEEYKMLVHISGAESSPCCANKALSMTAQDNEENYPPEVIRTVRRNFFVDDVLKSVPNTDQAVPLASDLMKLLREGGFRLTKFASNSRELLASIPPASRANPKLDLDLDQLPLERALGVYWDAQSDTFKFKALQAYKPSTKRGVLSVVSSLFDPLGFLSPFVFTAKILLQELWRQKLPWDKEIPEPYSSLWQKWLQELPCVTTIEIPRCYKTQCLSTQATVQLHNFSDASRHGYAAVSYLRFVDEQGVIHCSFVMGKTRNAPIKEWTIPRLELQSTVLAVRLSNSILKELDLQVDEIFFWSDSMTSLQYIKNQTRRFQTFVANRVAEIHESTSPEQWHHVPGSMNPADEGSRGVTIEHFQPGCRWWSGPCFLWQPEQHWPNAQMEDIRSDDKEIRKPATIMFTTDTSQVDLLLQRYSS from the coding sequence ATGTTTGACGCGGCTGCAAGAttcagcggcacatccctaAACGAACAGCTCCTACAAGGACCTAGTCTGACAAATGACCTGTCTGGAGTGTTCATTCGTTTCCGTGAAGAAGAAATTGCCTTCTCAGCAGATATCGAGGGCATGTTTTACCAGACCAGAGTAACCCCAAGTGATACAGATTCTCTGAGGTTCTTGTGGTGGCCTAAAGGTATTGACGAACCTCCAGAAGAATACAAAATGTTGGTCCATATTTCTGGTGCTGAGTCTTCACCCTGCTGTGCCAACAAGGCGTTAAGCATGACAGCACAAgacaatgaagaaaattaccCACCTGAAGTGATCAGAACAGTTCGTAGAAATTTCTTTGTGGACGATGTCCTGAAGTCCGTCCCAAATACTGACCAAGCCGTACCTCTGGCCTCAGATCTTATGAAGTTGTTGAGAGAAGGAGGATTCCGCCTAACAAAGTTTGCGAGCAATAGTCGTGAATTACTAGCCTCAATTCCTCCCGCGTCCAGGGCGAATCCCAAGTTGGACCTAGATCTAGACCAGTTACCCTTAGAGCGAGCGTTGGGTGTCTACTGGGACGCACAGTCAGATACTTTTAAGTTCAAGGCCTTACAGGCGTACAAGCCATCCACCAAGCGAGGAGTACTTTCCGTCGTAAGCTCCCTATTTGATCCGTTGGGATTTCTTTCACCATTTGTGTTCACAGCCAAGATTCTGTTACAAGAGCTGTGGAGGCAGAAGTTGCCTTGGGATAAAGAAATTCCAGAGCCGTATTCGTCCCTCTGGCAGAAGTGGTTGCAAGAGCTGCCGTGTGTTACTACAATCGAGATACCAAGGTGTTACAAGACCCAGTGCCTTAGTACACAAGCCACTGTGCAGTTGCACAACTTTTCCGATGCGTCAAGGCATGGTTATGCAGCAGTGTCTTACCTACGGTTCGTTGATGAACAAGGAGTGATCCACTGTTCCTTCGTTATGGGGAAGACCAGGAATGCGCCCATTAAAGAGTGGACTATACCTCGCCTAGAACTGCAATCGACAGTGTTAGCGGTACGGCTAAGTAACTCAATTCTGAAGGAGCTTGACCTGCAAGTAGATGAAATCTTTTTCTGGTCTGACTCAATGACGTCCCTGCAATATATCAAGAACCAAACTAGGCGCTTCCAAACCTTTGTTGCGAATCGCGTGGCCGAGATTCATGAATCAACCTCCCCAGAACAGTGGCATCATGTCCCAGGTAGTATGAACCCCGCTGATGAGGGTTCACGAGGCGTCACCATAGAGCATTTCCAACCCGGATGTCGGTGGTGGTCAGGTCCTTGCTTTCTGTGGCAGCCTGAACAACACTGGCCTAATGCTCAGATGGAAGACATTCGAAGTGATGATAAAGAAATACGAAAACCAGCCACAATCATGTTCACCACCGACACGTCCCAAGTTGATCTCCTACTACAGCGCTATTCGTCGTGA